The following coding sequences are from one Thamnophis elegans isolate rThaEle1 chromosome 5, rThaEle1.pri, whole genome shotgun sequence window:
- the KLHL12 gene encoding kelch-like protein 12 — protein sequence MAPKDIMTNSHAKSILNAMNSLRKSNTLCDVTLRVEQKDFPAHRIVLAACSDYFCAMFTSELSEKDKPYVDIQGLTASTMEILLDFVYTETVHVTVENVQELLPAACLLQLKGVKQACCEFLESQLDPSNCLGIRDFAETHNCVDLMLAAEVFSQKHFPDVVQHEEFILLSQEEVEKLIKCDEIQVASEEPVFEAVINWVKHSKKEREASLPELLQYVRMPLLTPRYITDVIDTEPFIRCSLQCRDLVDEAKKFHLRPELRSQMQGPRTRARLGANEVLLVIGGFGSQQSPIDVVEKYDPKTQEWSFLPSISRKRRYVATVSLHDRIYVIGGYDGRSRLSSVECLDYTSDEDSIWYSVAPMNVRRGLAGATSLGDMIYVSGGFDGSRRHTSMERYDPNIDQWSMLGDMQTAREGAGLVVANNIIYCLGGYDGLNILNSVERYDPHTGHWTNVTPMATKRSGAGVALLNDHIYVVGGFDGTSHLSSVEAYNIRTDSWTTVTSMTTPRCYVGATVLRGRLYAIAGYDGNSLLSSIECYDPIIDNWEVVTSLGTQRCDAGVCVLREK from the exons ATGGCTCCTAAAGATATAATGACTAATTCACATGCCAAGTCCATTCTTAATGCGATGAACTCTTTGCGAAAGAGTAACACACTATGTGATGTGACCCTGCGTGTGGAACAAAAAGACTTTCCAGCTCATCGTATTGTATTAGCTGCTTGCAGTGACTACTTCTGTGCTATGTTCACAAGTGAG CTTTCAGAGAAAGATAAACCCTATGTGGATATCCAAGGGCTAACAGCCTCAACTATGGAAATACTGCTGGATTTTGTATATACAGAGACTGTCCATGTGACAGTAGAAAATGTTCAGGAGTTACTCCCTGCAGCCTGTCTACTTCAGCTGAAAG GAGTAAAGCAGGCTTGCTGTGAATTTCTGGAAAGCCAGTTGGATCCTTCTAATTGTTTGGGTATTCGTGATTTTGCTGAAACGCATAATTGTGTTGATTTAATGCTGGCAGCAGAGGTTTTTAGTCAGAAGCATTTTCCAGATGTAGTACAACATGAAGAGTTTATCCTCCTCAGTCAAGAAGAAGTGGAAAAACTCATAAAGTGCGATGAAATTCAG GTTGCTTCTGAAGAGCCTGTCTTTGAAGCAGTTATTAATTGGGTGAAGCACTCAAAAAAGGAACGGGAAGCCTCTTTACCAGAGCTTTTGCAATACGTGCGCATGCCACTTCTAACCCCACGCTATATCACCGATGTGATAGATACTGAG CCTTTTATCCGATGTAGTTTACAGTGCAGAGACCTTGTAGATGAAGCTAAAAAGTTTCATTTAAGACCTGAACTCCGGAGCCAAATGCAGGGCCCCAGAACCCGAGCACGTCTAG GTGCCAATGAAGTTCTCTTAGTAATTGGGGGTTTTGGAAGTCAACAGTCTCCCATTGATGTGGTGGAGAAATATGACCCCAAAACACAAGAATGGAGCTTCCTACCA AGCATCAGCCGCAAAAGACGCTATGTTGCTACAGTTTCCTTGCATGACCGGATATATGTAATAGGTGGCTATGATGGTCGTTCACGTCTGAGTTCTGTGGAATGCTTAGATTATACATCTGATGAAGATAGCATTTGGTACTCTGTGGCGCCAATGAATGTTCGACGGGGTCTAGCAGGGGCCACATCTCTAGGAG ATATGATCTATGTTTCTGGAGGTTTTGATGGAAGCAGACGCCATACCAGTATGGAAAGATATGATCCAAATATTGATCAGTGGAGTATGTTGGGAGATATGCAGACAGCTCGTGAAGGTGCAGGATTGGTTGTGGCGAATAATATTATCTACTGCCTTG GTGGTTATGATGGGCTAAACATCTTAAATTCTGTGGAGCGATATGATCCCCATACAGGCCATTGGACAAATGTGACTCCAATGGCTACTAAACGCTCAG GAGCTGGAGTAGCCTTGCTGAATGACCACATCTATGTGGTTGGAGGGTTTGATGGAACATCACATCTCTCCTCTGTGGAAGCTTATAACATTCGTACAGACTCTTGGACAACAGTAACAAGCATGACAACACCTCGTTGTTACGTTGGGGCAACAGTGCTCCGTGGAAGGCTTTATGCCATAGCTGG GTATGATGGAAACTCACTCCTGAGCAGTATTGAATGCTATGATCCTATCATTGACAACTGGGAAGTGGTGACATCACTAGGAACCCAGCGTTGTGATGCTGGTGTTTGTGTACTACGGGAGAAGTGA